Below is a window of Microbacterium saperdae DNA.
CTCGACTCCTCCGTCGCGTATCAGGGGGCCGGTCGTGTGCTCGATGCCACCGAGATCCGCAACCTGTCACTCTGGGCAGCGGAGGGCGCGCTGCCCGATCTCACGGTCCTCCTCGACCTGGACCCGACGACGGCCCGCACACGACTGGACTCCGCTGACAAGCCGTTCGACCGGCTGGAGGCCGAGAAGGCCGAGTTCCACGGACGCGTCCGCGACGCCTACCTCGCGCTCGCGGACGCCGAGCCGGAGCGGTTCCTGGTGCTCGATGCCGCGGCATCCACGCAGGAGATCGCCGCGCTCGTGCGAGCCAGGGTCGCGGCTCTGCTCGCGCCCCGCTGAGACCGGAGTCCCCGCAGAATCCACAGGCTCCACGCCGCGAGCGTCGGTGCTCCCGTCTAGGCTGAGTGCATGCCCCACACCGTCGCGCTTCCGTTCCCGTGGGGCGATGTCTGGGGACAGGACGCGGCGGTAGAGACGCTGCGCGGAGCGGCATCCGATCCGGCGGCGCTGTCACATGCCTGGTTGATCACGGGCCCTCCCGGTTCCGGCCGCTCGACCCTCGC
It encodes the following:
- the tmk gene encoding dTMP kinase: MTSGPGAWITLEGGDGSGKTTQSNLLAGWLTDEGHTVVRTREPGGSEVGQLIRDIVLHHRGDIAPRAEALLYAADRAHHVATVVRPALARGEVVLQDRYLDSSVAYQGAGRVLDATEIRNLSLWAAEGALPDLTVLLDLDPTTARTRLDSADKPFDRLEAEKAEFHGRVRDAYLALADAEPERFLVLDAAASTQEIAALVRARVAALLAPR